The Desmodus rotundus isolate HL8 chromosome 3, HLdesRot8A.1, whole genome shotgun sequence genome includes a region encoding these proteins:
- the SFPQ gene encoding splicing factor, proline- and glutamine-rich isoform X2 gives MSRDRFRSRGGGGFHRRGGGGGRGGLHDFRSPPPGMGLNQNRGPMGPGPGQGGPKPPIPPPPPHQQQQQPPPQQQPPPQQPPPPLQPPHQQPPPHQQPPPHQQPPPPQDSSKPVVPQGPGPAPGVSSAPPAPGPAPPATPPTSGATTGPGPIPTPPPAVTTAPPGAPPPAPPSSGVPTTPPQAGGPPPPPTGGPIPGPKQGPGPGGPKGGKMPGGPKPGGGPGLGTPGGHPKPPHRGGGEPRGGRQHHPPYHQQHHQGPPPGGPGGRSEEKISDSEGFKANLSLLRRPGEKTYTQRCRLFVGNLPADITEDEFKRLFAKYGEPGEVFINKGKGFGFIKLESRALAEIAKAELDDTPMRGRQLRVRFATHAAALSVRNLSPYVSNELLEEAFSQFGPIERAVVIVDDRGRSTGKGIVEFASKPAARKAFERCSEGVFLLTTTPRPVIVEPLEQLDDEDGLPEKLAQKNPMYQKERETPPRFAQHGTFEYEYSQRWKSLDEMEKQQREQVEKNMKDAKDKLESEMEDAYHEHQANLLRQDLMRRQEELRRMEELHNQEMQKRKEMQLRQEEERRRREEEMMIRQREMEEQMRRQREESYSRMGYMDPRERDMRMGGGGAMNMGDPYGSGGQKFPPLGGGGGIGYEANPGVPPATMSGSMMGSDMVRVVDVG, from the exons ATGTCTCGAGATCGATTCCGGAGTCGAGGTGGTGGCGGCTTCCACCGGCGCGGAGGAGGCGGTGGCCGCGGCGGCCTCCACGACTTTCGCTCTCCGCCGCCCGGCATGGGCCTCAATCAGAACCGCGGACCCATGGGTCCCGGCCCGGGCCAGGGTGGCCCCAAACCCCCGATCCCGCCACCGCCTCCGCAccaacaacagcagcagccacCACCGCAGCAGCAGCCTCCACCacagcagccgccgccgccgcttcaGCCACCGCATCAGCAGCCGCCACCGCATCAACAGCCGCCGCCGCATCAACAGCCGCCGCCGCCACAGGACTCGTCCAAGCCCGTCGTTCCTCAGGGACCCGGCCCGGCTCCTGGAGTAAGCAGCGCTCCGCCGGCCCCCGGGCCGGCTCCGCCCGCCACTCCCCCGACCTCTGGAGCCACCACCGGGCCAGGCCCTATCCCAACCCCGCCGCCCGCTGTCACCACGGCGCCCCCCGGGGCGCCCCCGCCTGCGCCACCGAGCAGCGgagtccccaccactccacctCAGGCTGGGGGTCCGCCGCCTCCACCCACAGGGGGCCCGATCCCGGGACCTAAGCAGGGCCCAGGACCAGGCGGCCCCAAAGGCGGCAAAATGCCAGGCGGGCCGAAGCCCGGCGGTGGCCCGGGCCTAGGCACTCCTGGTGGCCATCCCAAGCCGCCGCACCGAGGCGGCGGGGAGCCTCGCGGAGGCCGGCAGCACCACCCCCCCTACCACCAGCAGCACCATCAGGGGCCCCCGCCCGGTGGGCCCGGCGGCCGCAGCGAGGAAAAGATTTCCGACTCGGAG GGGTTTAAAGCCAACTTGTCTCTGTTGAGAAGACCTGGAGAGAAAACTTACACGCAGCGTTGTCGGTTGTTTGTTGGGAATCTACCTGCTGATATTACGGAGGACGAATTCAAAAGACTGTTTGCTAAATATGGAGAGCCAGGAGAAGTTTTTATCAACAAAGGCAAAGGATTCGGATTTATTAAACTT GAATCTAGAGCATTGGCTGAAATTGCCAAAGCTGAACTTGATGATACACCCATGAGAGGTAGACAGCTTCGAGTTCGCTTTGCCACACATGCTGCTGCCCTTTCCGTTCGAAATCTTTCACCTTATGTTTCCAATGAACTGTTGGAAGAAGCCTTTAGCCAGTTTGGTCCTATTGAAAGGGCTGTGGTAATTGTGGATGATCGTGGAAGATCTACAGGGAAAGGCATTGTTGAATTTGCTTCCAAACCAGCAgcaagaaaagcatttgaaagaTGCAGTGAAGGTGTCTTCTTACTGACAAC AACTCCTCGTCCAGTCATTGTGGAACCCCTTGAACAATTAGATGATGAAGATGGTCTTCCTGAAAAACTTGCACAGAAGAATCCAATGTATCAAAA GGAGAGAGAAACTCCTCCTCGTTTTGCCCAGCATGGTACATTTGAGTATGAATATTCTCAGAGATGGAAGTCCTTGGATGAAATGGAGAAACAGCAAAGGGAACAAGTtgaaaaaaacatgaaagatGCAAAAGACAAATTGGAAAGTGAAATGGAAGATGCCTATCATGAACATCAGGCAAATCTTCTGCGTCAAG ATCTGATGCGACGCCAGGAAGAATTAAGGCGAATGGAGGAACTTCACAATCAAGAAATGCAGAAACGAAAAGAAATGCAATTAAG GCAAGAGGAGGAACGGCgtagaagggaagaagagatgaTGATTCGTCAGCGTGAGATGGAAGAACAAATGAGACGCCAAAGAGAGGAAAGTTATAGCCGAATGGGCTACATGGATCCA agagaaagagacatgaGAATGGGTGGTGGAGGAGCAATGAACATGGGAG atCCCTATGGTTCAGGAGGCCAGAAATTTCCACCtttaggtggtggtggtggaataGGTTATGAAGCTAACCCTGGAGTTCCACCAGCAACCATGAGTGGTTCCATGATGGGAAGCGACATG GTACGAGTGGTTGATGTTGGCTGA
- the SFPQ gene encoding splicing factor, proline- and glutamine-rich isoform X1, translating to MSRDRFRSRGGGGFHRRGGGGGRGGLHDFRSPPPGMGLNQNRGPMGPGPGQGGPKPPIPPPPPHQQQQQPPPQQQPPPQQPPPPLQPPHQQPPPHQQPPPHQQPPPPQDSSKPVVPQGPGPAPGVSSAPPAPGPAPPATPPTSGATTGPGPIPTPPPAVTTAPPGAPPPAPPSSGVPTTPPQAGGPPPPPTGGPIPGPKQGPGPGGPKGGKMPGGPKPGGGPGLGTPGGHPKPPHRGGGEPRGGRQHHPPYHQQHHQGPPPGGPGGRSEEKISDSEGFKANLSLLRRPGEKTYTQRCRLFVGNLPADITEDEFKRLFAKYGEPGEVFINKGKGFGFIKLESRALAEIAKAELDDTPMRGRQLRVRFATHAAALSVRNLSPYVSNELLEEAFSQFGPIERAVVIVDDRGRSTGKGIVEFASKPAARKAFERCSEGVFLLTTTPRPVIVEPLEQLDDEDGLPEKLAQKNPMYQKERETPPRFAQHGTFEYEYSQRWKSLDEMEKQQREQVEKNMKDAKDKLESEMEDAYHEHQANLLRQDLMRRQEELRRMEELHNQEMQKRKEMQLRQEEERRRREEEMMIRQREMEEQMRRQREESYSRMGYMDPRERDMRMGGGGAMNMGDPYGSGGQKFPPLGGGGGIGYEANPGVPPATMSGSMMGSDMRTERFGQGGAGPVGGQGPRGMGPGTPAGYGRGREEYEGPNKKPRF from the exons ATGTCTCGAGATCGATTCCGGAGTCGAGGTGGTGGCGGCTTCCACCGGCGCGGAGGAGGCGGTGGCCGCGGCGGCCTCCACGACTTTCGCTCTCCGCCGCCCGGCATGGGCCTCAATCAGAACCGCGGACCCATGGGTCCCGGCCCGGGCCAGGGTGGCCCCAAACCCCCGATCCCGCCACCGCCTCCGCAccaacaacagcagcagccacCACCGCAGCAGCAGCCTCCACCacagcagccgccgccgccgcttcaGCCACCGCATCAGCAGCCGCCACCGCATCAACAGCCGCCGCCGCATCAACAGCCGCCGCCGCCACAGGACTCGTCCAAGCCCGTCGTTCCTCAGGGACCCGGCCCGGCTCCTGGAGTAAGCAGCGCTCCGCCGGCCCCCGGGCCGGCTCCGCCCGCCACTCCCCCGACCTCTGGAGCCACCACCGGGCCAGGCCCTATCCCAACCCCGCCGCCCGCTGTCACCACGGCGCCCCCCGGGGCGCCCCCGCCTGCGCCACCGAGCAGCGgagtccccaccactccacctCAGGCTGGGGGTCCGCCGCCTCCACCCACAGGGGGCCCGATCCCGGGACCTAAGCAGGGCCCAGGACCAGGCGGCCCCAAAGGCGGCAAAATGCCAGGCGGGCCGAAGCCCGGCGGTGGCCCGGGCCTAGGCACTCCTGGTGGCCATCCCAAGCCGCCGCACCGAGGCGGCGGGGAGCCTCGCGGAGGCCGGCAGCACCACCCCCCCTACCACCAGCAGCACCATCAGGGGCCCCCGCCCGGTGGGCCCGGCGGCCGCAGCGAGGAAAAGATTTCCGACTCGGAG GGGTTTAAAGCCAACTTGTCTCTGTTGAGAAGACCTGGAGAGAAAACTTACACGCAGCGTTGTCGGTTGTTTGTTGGGAATCTACCTGCTGATATTACGGAGGACGAATTCAAAAGACTGTTTGCTAAATATGGAGAGCCAGGAGAAGTTTTTATCAACAAAGGCAAAGGATTCGGATTTATTAAACTT GAATCTAGAGCATTGGCTGAAATTGCCAAAGCTGAACTTGATGATACACCCATGAGAGGTAGACAGCTTCGAGTTCGCTTTGCCACACATGCTGCTGCCCTTTCCGTTCGAAATCTTTCACCTTATGTTTCCAATGAACTGTTGGAAGAAGCCTTTAGCCAGTTTGGTCCTATTGAAAGGGCTGTGGTAATTGTGGATGATCGTGGAAGATCTACAGGGAAAGGCATTGTTGAATTTGCTTCCAAACCAGCAgcaagaaaagcatttgaaagaTGCAGTGAAGGTGTCTTCTTACTGACAAC AACTCCTCGTCCAGTCATTGTGGAACCCCTTGAACAATTAGATGATGAAGATGGTCTTCCTGAAAAACTTGCACAGAAGAATCCAATGTATCAAAA GGAGAGAGAAACTCCTCCTCGTTTTGCCCAGCATGGTACATTTGAGTATGAATATTCTCAGAGATGGAAGTCCTTGGATGAAATGGAGAAACAGCAAAGGGAACAAGTtgaaaaaaacatgaaagatGCAAAAGACAAATTGGAAAGTGAAATGGAAGATGCCTATCATGAACATCAGGCAAATCTTCTGCGTCAAG ATCTGATGCGACGCCAGGAAGAATTAAGGCGAATGGAGGAACTTCACAATCAAGAAATGCAGAAACGAAAAGAAATGCAATTAAG GCAAGAGGAGGAACGGCgtagaagggaagaagagatgaTGATTCGTCAGCGTGAGATGGAAGAACAAATGAGACGCCAAAGAGAGGAAAGTTATAGCCGAATGGGCTACATGGATCCA agagaaagagacatgaGAATGGGTGGTGGAGGAGCAATGAACATGGGAG atCCCTATGGTTCAGGAGGCCAGAAATTTCCACCtttaggtggtggtggtggaataGGTTATGAAGCTAACCCTGGAGTTCCACCAGCAACCATGAGTGGTTCCATGATGGGAAGCGACATG CGTACTGAGCGCTTTGGGCAGGGAGGTGCGGGACCTGTGGGTGGACAGGGTCCTAGAGGAATGGGGCCTGGAACTCCAGCAGGATATGGTAGAGGGAGAGAAGAGTATGAAGGCCCAAACAAAAAACCCCGATTTTAG